One part of the Arabidopsis thaliana chromosome 1 sequence genome encodes these proteins:
- a CDS encoding O-methyltransferase family protein: MEEQNLSSYAMILSSSSVLPMVLKTAIDLGLFDILAESGPSSASQIFSLLSNETKKHHDSSLVNRILRFLASYSILTCSVSTEHGEPFAIYGLAPVAKYFTKNQNGGGSLAPMVNLFQDKVVTDMWYNLKDSVLEGGLPFNNTHGSSAVELVGSDSRFREVFQSSMKGFNEVFIEEFLKNYNGFDGVKSLVDVGGGDGSLLSRIISKHTHIIKAINFDLPTVINTSLPSPGIEHVAGDMFTNTPKGEAIFMKVNFFKSFLKS; this comes from the exons atggaAGAACAAAACCTCTCCTCGTACGCAATGATCTTATCAAGCTCTTCTGTTCTTCCCATGGTTCTTAAGACAGCCATTGATCTTGGTCTCTTTGACATATTAGCTGAATCTGGtccttcctctgcttctcagatcttttctttgttgtctAATGAGACAAAGAAACATCATGATTCAAGCTTGGTCAATCGGATTCTGAGATTTCTTGCGAGTTACTCTATACTCACATGCTCTGTTTCTACTGAACACGGTGAGCCATTTGCAATCTATGGCTTAGCTCCTGTTGCCAAGTACTTCACCAAGAACCAAAATGGAGGTGGATCGTTGGCTCCGATGGTGAATCTGTTTCAGGACAAGGTCGTGACTGATATGTG GTACAACCTTAAAGATTCTGTTCTTGAAGGAGGGCTTCCATTCAACAACACTCACGGTTCAAGCGCGGTTGAACTGGTAGGCAGTGATTCAAGATTCAGAGAAGTGTTCCAAAGCTCCATGAAAGGTTTCAATGAAGTATTCATAGAAGAATTTCTAAAGAACTACAATGGTTTTGATGGTGTGAAGTCTTTGGTTGATGTTGGTGGTGGAGATGGCTCTCTTCTCAGTAGAATCATCTCTAAGCATACTCACATTATCAAAGCTATTAACTTTGATTTGCCCACTGTTATCAACACTTCATTACCTTCTCCAG GAATTGAGCATGTTGCTGGAGATATGTTTACAAACACTCCTAAAGGAGAAGCTATTTTCATGAAGGTtaacttttttaaaagctttctCAAGTCTTAA
- a CDS encoding F-box and associated interaction domains-containing protein (F-box and associated interaction domains-containing protein; CONTAINS InterPro DOMAIN/s: F-box domain, cyclin-like (InterPro:IPR001810), F-box domain, Skp2-like (InterPro:IPR022364), F-box associated domain, type 3 (InterPro:IPR013187), F-box associated interaction domain (InterPro:IPR017451); BEST Arabidopsis thaliana protein match is: F-box and associated interaction domains-containing protein (TAIR:AT3G57590.1); Has 1510 Blast hits to 1440 proteins in 95 species: Archae - 0; Bacteria - 63; Metazoa - 25; Fungi - 0; Plants - 1417; Viruses - 0; Other Eukaryotes - 5 (source: NCBI BLink).): MNRAENLDSIPTDLILEIFSRMSTKSIGRCRCVSKLWKSMLGHPYFTELFLTRSSDHPRLLFGVKRERQWLFFSSPQPQDLYEKSSLVDFHMNFSDFHMNFSGDIRRNECTYVSGFIYFPRKRIKNYLCDFRVICNPITGQYAILQLITFHEKRSFLGFDPIDKQFKVLRMKYNDRGIVVHHILTLEPGKMRWRKIRCPLAHEPFWEEICANGVLYYLAEPTDGGSYVICCFDVRSEKFKFIDAKCFGDFSIQLINYKGKLGGISWKYDTVDGKRTVELYMWVLEDVEKQKWSKYVYPLPGNSYHYSVAGVTAKGDIVFVKTYTSKPFYVFYVNPEKKTFQRVEIHGNHEVFDTNNLVYAFVDHVEDLQFDVMKKTYAAKPISPPKQKPKPPSTETSSREDHQGWISISSRKYHQVRTIAHRQQGRRKFESINKFNALYLDDGDEDTVAHQQRDHHTFKSISKFKAQRLLDDDEFTGVKTSKCDTSHLQNRVTAVHELHIWSITVGKVSLASQVSIKPEADTDAILDKVIEYIKRHHVTIQVEKEQNP, translated from the exons AAGCTATGGAAGTCCATGCTTGGCCATCCATATTTCACCGAGTTGTTTTTGACAAGGTCCTCCGATCATCCACGTCTCTTATTTGGGGTCAAAAGAGAGCGTCAGTGGCTTTTCTTCTCGTCGCCTCAGCCTCAAGATCTTTATGAGAAGTCATCTCTTGTAGATTTTCATATGAACTTCTCTGATTTTCATATGAACTTCTCTGGAGACATACGCAGAAACGAGTGTACATATGTTTCTGGTTTCATCTATTTCCCTAGAAAGCGgatcaaaaattatttgtgtGATTTCCGTGTGATATGTAACCCTATCACGGGACAATATGCGATCTTACAACTGATAACATTCCACgagaagagaagctttttagggtttgatccGATTGACAAGCAATTCAAGGTATTGCGCATGAAATATAATGATCGTGGTATTGTTGTTCACCATATTCTGACATTAGAACCTGGCAAAATGAGGTGGAGAAAAATCCGATGTCCCTTAGCCCATGAACCTTTCTGGGAAGAGATATGCGCCAATGGGGTTTTGTATTACTTAGCTGAACCAACTGATGGAGGGTCTTATGTGATATGTTGCTTTGATGTTCGGTCTgagaaattcaaatttattgaCGCAAAATGCTTTGGTGATTTCTCTATTCAATTGATCAATTATAAGGGTAAACTAGGTGGGATTAGTTGGAAGTATGATACCGTCGATGGAAAGCGTACCGTTGAGTTGTATATGTGGGTTCTAGAGGATGTCGAGAAACAGAAATGGTCCAAATACGTCTACCCTTTGCCGGGGAATTCCTACCATTATTCCGTTGCAGGAGTGACAGCTAAAGgtgatattgtttttgtcaagACTTACACATCTAAAccgttttatgttttctacgTAAATCCCGAAAAGAAAACTTTCCAACGCGTTGAAATCCATGGTAACCATGAAGTGTTTGACACTAATAATCTAGTTTACGCCTTCGTAGACCATGTAGAGGATCTTCAGTTTGATGttatgaagaaaacatatgCTGCAAAACCTATAAGCCCACCAAAACAGAAGCCTAAACCCCCGAGTACAGAAACATCGTCTAGAGAAGATCATCAAGGGTGGATATCAATATCGTCTAGAAAATATCATCAAGTGAGGACCATTGCTCACCGGCAACAAGGTCGTCGTAAGTTTGAGAGCATTAACAAATTCAATGCTCTGTAtcttgatgatggtgatgaagatACCGTTGCTCACCAGCAACGAGATCACCATACTTTCAAGAGCATTAGCAAATTTAAAGCTCAGCGTCttttagatgatgatgaatttacAGGTGTCAAAACCAGTAAGTGTGACACTTCTCATTTACAG AACAGAGTAACGGCGGTCCATGAGCTTCATATTTGGTCAATCACCGTCGGCAAAGTTTCTTTAGCTTCACAGGTTAGCATCAAGCCCGAGGCAGACACAGACGCGATACTTGACAAGGTGATTGAATATATCAAGAGACATCATGTAACTATTCAAGTAGAAAAGGAACAGAACCCTTAG
- a CDS encoding O-methyltransferase family protein produces MEEQNLSSYAMILSSSSVLPMVLKTAIDLGLFDILAESGPSSASQIFSLLSNETKKHHDSSLVNRILRFLASYSILTCSVSTEHGEPFAIYGLAPVAKYFTKNQNGGGSLAPMVNLFQDKVVTDMWYNLKDSVLEGGLPFNNTHGSSAVELVGSDSRFREVFQSSMKGFNEVFIEEFLKNYNGFDGVKSLVDVGGGDGSLLSRIISKHTHIIKAINFDLPTVINTSLPSPGIEHVAGDMFTNTPKGEAIFMKVSCVFATTYNSGCSIAGTMTIA; encoded by the exons atggaAGAACAAAACCTCTCCTCGTACGCAATGATCTTATCAAGCTCTTCTGTTCTTCCCATGGTTCTTAAGACAGCCATTGATCTTGGTCTCTTTGACATATTAGCTGAATCTGGtccttcctctgcttctcagatcttttctttgttgtctAATGAGACAAAGAAACATCATGATTCAAGCTTGGTCAATCGGATTCTGAGATTTCTTGCGAGTTACTCTATACTCACATGCTCTGTTTCTACTGAACACGGTGAGCCATTTGCAATCTATGGCTTAGCTCCTGTTGCCAAGTACTTCACCAAGAACCAAAATGGAGGTGGATCGTTGGCTCCGATGGTGAATCTGTTTCAGGACAAGGTCGTGACTGATATGTG GTACAACCTTAAAGATTCTGTTCTTGAAGGAGGGCTTCCATTCAACAACACTCACGGTTCAAGCGCGGTTGAACTGGTAGGCAGTGATTCAAGATTCAGAGAAGTGTTCCAAAGCTCCATGAAAGGTTTCAATGAAGTATTCATAGAAGAATTTCTAAAGAACTACAATGGTTTTGATGGTGTGAAGTCTTTGGTTGATGTTGGTGGTGGAGATGGCTCTCTTCTCAGTAGAATCATCTCTAAGCATACTCACATTATCAAAGCTATTAACTTTGATTTGCCCACTGTTATCAACACTTCATTACCTTCTCCAG GAATTGAGCATGTTGCTGGAGATATGTTTACAAACACTCCTAAAGGAGAAGCTATTTTCATGAAG GTTTCTTGTGTGTTTGCTACAACTTATAACAGTGGATGCTCCATAGCTGGGACGATGACCATTGCGTGA
- a CDS encoding O-methyltransferase family protein (O-methyltransferase family protein; CONTAINS InterPro DOMAIN/s: Winged helix-turn-helix transcription repressor DNA-binding (InterPro:IPR011991), Plant methyltransferase dimerisation (InterPro:IPR012967), O-methyltransferase, family 2 (InterPro:IPR001077), O-methyltransferase, COMT, eukaryota (InterPro:IPR016461); BEST Arabidopsis thaliana protein match is: O-methyltransferase 1 (TAIR:AT5G54160.1); Has 3271 Blast hits to 3267 proteins in 582 species: Archae - 5; Bacteria - 904; Metazoa - 97; Fungi - 600; Plants - 1551; Viruses - 0; Other Eukaryotes - 114 (source: NCBI BLink).) — translation MEEQNLSSYAMILSSSSVLPMVLKTAIDLGLFDILAESGPSSASQIFSLLSNETKKHHDSSLVNRILRFLASYSILTCSVSTEHGEPFAIYGLAPVAKYFTKNQNGGGSLAPMVNLFQDKVVTDMWYNLKDSVLEGGLPFNNTHGSSAVELVGSDSRFREVFQSSMKGFNEVFIEEFLKNYNGFDGVKSLVDVGGGDGSLLSRIISKHTHIIKAINFDLPTVINTSLPSPGIEHVAGDMFTNTPKGEAIFMKWMLHSWDDDHCVKILSNCYQSLPSNGKVIVVDMVIPEFPGDTLLDRSLFQFELFMMNMNPSGKERTKKEFEILARLAGFSNVQVPFTSLCFSVLEFHKNK, via the exons atggaAGAACAAAACCTCTCCTCGTACGCAATGATCTTATCAAGCTCTTCTGTTCTTCCCATGGTTCTTAAGACAGCCATTGATCTTGGTCTCTTTGACATATTAGCTGAATCTGGtccttcctctgcttctcagatcttttctttgttgtctAATGAGACAAAGAAACATCATGATTCAAGCTTGGTCAATCGGATTCTGAGATTTCTTGCGAGTTACTCTATACTCACATGCTCTGTTTCTACTGAACACGGTGAGCCATTTGCAATCTATGGCTTAGCTCCTGTTGCCAAGTACTTCACCAAGAACCAAAATGGAGGTGGATCGTTGGCTCCGATGGTGAATCTGTTTCAGGACAAGGTCGTGACTGATATGTG GTACAACCTTAAAGATTCTGTTCTTGAAGGAGGGCTTCCATTCAACAACACTCACGGTTCAAGCGCGGTTGAACTGGTAGGCAGTGATTCAAGATTCAGAGAAGTGTTCCAAAGCTCCATGAAAGGTTTCAATGAAGTATTCATAGAAGAATTTCTAAAGAACTACAATGGTTTTGATGGTGTGAAGTCTTTGGTTGATGTTGGTGGTGGAGATGGCTCTCTTCTCAGTAGAATCATCTCTAAGCATACTCACATTATCAAAGCTATTAACTTTGATTTGCCCACTGTTATCAACACTTCATTACCTTCTCCAG GAATTGAGCATGTTGCTGGAGATATGTTTACAAACACTCCTAAAGGAGAAGCTATTTTCATGAAG TGGATGCTCCATAGCTGGGACGATGACCATTGCGTGAAGATACTTTCCAACTGTTATCAGTCGTTACCGTCAAATGGGAAGGTGATTGTAGTCGATATGGTAATCCCAGAGTTCCCAGGAGACACTCTCTTAGACAGAAGCTTGTTTCAGTTTGAGTTGTTCATGATGAACATGAACCCATCAGGGAAAGAACgaacaaagaaagaattcGAGATCTTAGCTCGTCTCGCCGGATTCTCTAATGTCCAAGTTCCATTCacatctctctgtttctcagtTCTTGAGTTCCACAAGAACAAGTGA